GATTAATCCGCGCAATTTAAATGCCGTATCGAGTACCGGAATAGCTGTATAGCCTGATTTGACGAGCACTAGAAGTGCATGTTCCAGTGAATTATCCGGTTGAACGTGGGCCACTTCTTCTGCCGAAATAATAAAGGATTCGATCGGTTGTTGAAGAATGTGATATTCTTGCAGGTTTTGCATTTTCGCAGCACACTTTCTTTATTTTATTTCTACCATGTATTAAATACCCAGATAAAGGATAACGGTAAACATCTTTATTAATCTTCCCTCTACTATGTTAGTGAAACAGGGAGGAAAAGTCAATGTGTGATGTAAGCGTTTACATTTTAGGTTATGAGAAAATCCGGGAACCGTGCTTGTCTCTGGTTTAATCCCCTTATGGAAGTTCCATACTAGAAACAGGCACCCTAAAGAGGGTCTGGACATTCTTACTGAGGTGAAAATGATGCACAGCAAACAGACTGTCAGATATTTATGTCAAAAATATCCATCAGGGAATGAATATTTCTATAAAGAAGAGATCATTACACATGATACATGGGATAATCTCGATTCACTCGAATGGGGGAGACGCAGACCTGTTTCAAAAGCCACGGTTGAAAAGAGAAAAAAAGAAGGATACAGAGTGATCACGACCGAGGTCAGAAAACCAAAAGGAAAACTCTTTTATTTCCCGGCGGCAAATTTGTCGCAAAAAGAGGATAGGCGGTAGAAAGGGTCGAAATCAACAGGGCATACAAAGATATTTTGTGGAGGGAAACATATGGGGAACTGGCAGACAAAAGAGCAGTTAAAAGATCTAACAATTTCTCTTTGTGAATATGCAAGCGTATCGGGCAGTGAAGAGGAAATCGGAATTATGGAGTTTGTGGATTACCAGTTAAAGAGGCTTGAGTACTTTAAAGAGCATGAGAGTCACCTGCAAACACATTATACAGATGACGGAAGAAAATTTGTTTCTGCTCTTGTAAAAAGCAGAAAGAAAACAAAAAAGACACTTATTATTATGGGTCACCTGGATGTCGTTGATGTAGAGGACTACGGAGAGTGGAAGCATCTGGCTTTCAGGCCGAGAGAGCTCACTGAACAGATGCTTGCCCAAAAAGACAACCTTCCTGCTGATGTGCAGAACGACTTGGAGAAAGGGGAGGAGTGGCTTTTTGGCAGAGGTGTGATGGATATGAAGGCAGGTATCGCACTTTGTATGAGCATGATTGAAAAGGCAGCGGAAGGAGCATTTGAAGGCAACCTTCTGATGCTTGCCGTTCCTGATGAAGAGGTGAACTCTACCGGGATGAGAGCGGCAGTTGGGAAGTTACTCGAAATCAGTGACGAACATGATCTGAAGTACGAGATGGCCTGGAATACAGAGCCTGTTTTTTCAGGGTTTCCGGGAGACGAAAGCCTTTATGTTTACCGGGGCTCTCTTGGAAAAGTACTGCCGGGATTTTACTGCTACGGTGAGGAAGCTCACGTAGCTGAACCGTTTTCCGGCATAAATGGGAATTTTATGACTTCTTATTTAAGTGATGCTTTTGAACTGAATCCTGAACTCACAGAACAAACTGGAAGTCAGAAGACGCCTCCTCCTACGAGTCTTCTGCAAAAGGACTTAAAGAGCGATTATTCTACACAGATTCCTCATACTGCCGTTGTTTTGTTTAACTTATTATTTATGAAAAAGAAAATGAAGGATGTAACGGAGGAACTTCTGGAAGTGGCAGAGAAAGCATCGAAACGAATTATTCAGGCTTATGATGAAAGAGAGCGAGTTTTTGCAAAAAGCCACGACTATGAACCTGAAAAAAAACAGATCCGTATTTTAACGTACGAAGAGTTGTGGCAGCATGCGGTAAATCAGGTCGGGGAAGAAGAGGTAAAGCGGCAAATCTCTTTTATTCAGGCGAATGAAAGTCAGCTTGATGACAGGGATGTTACCATTCATACCGTTCATCACATTGCAGGTTTCTGTAAAGACCTCGCTCCAATGGTTGTGCTGTTTTATGCACCGCCTTTTTATCCTGCTGTTGAATCGGTGGAGCACAGTCTTGTGGACCGGGTAGCCCGAAAAGTGAAACAGGAGGCAGAACAGGTGCAGGATATTAGCGTTACCGATCTCCCATACTTTCCAGGGCTTTCTGACTTAAGCTACCTGCAGCTTCCTGACCGCCGGGACTCTCTGGGAAGCATGCTTAAGAATATGCCCCTGTGGGAAGTAACCTATGATCTTCCCCTTGAAGCAATGGAGAAGCTCAATCTTCCTGTTATGAATTTCGGACCTTTGGGACGCGGTGCCCACAGCTGGACAGAACGACTGCAGGTGACATATTCCTTTGATCATCTCCCGAAAGTAATGGAAAAAGGAATTAAAGAAGTGTTTGCTCAAATGGACTGAAAGTTATAATCATAATAAAAACAGCAACATAGACCACTGCCGCGGTCTGTGTTGCTGTTTTTAATAAAAGTGAAGGAGAAGCGGATCTGCCTTCATGATTGATACAGAGTCCTTAGTGAACATTTAAGACAGCATTCTCCTTATGCTTCACATGTTTTTTTCAATAAAGCAGGCCATAAATACTTCATCATCATATTCACCGTCAATAAGTACCTGGTATTTCTGTACACCTTCTGTAATAAATCCGTATTTTTCGTACAGCTTTTTTGCTACTGTGTTTTGTGCAAAAACAGTCAGGCACACTTTATACAATCCGTTTTGTTCAGCCCACTGGAGCGTATATTCCATGATTTTTTTCCCGAGCCCTTTTCCCTGGGCTTCTTCTGTTAGCCACGTACGGAAAACAGCCGTGTGGCGTTTCATTTTCAGCTCTCCCCGAATGAGG
This DNA window, taken from Alteribacter keqinensis, encodes the following:
- a CDS encoding M20/M25/M40 family metallo-hydrolase, which produces MGNWQTKEQLKDLTISLCEYASVSGSEEEIGIMEFVDYQLKRLEYFKEHESHLQTHYTDDGRKFVSALVKSRKKTKKTLIIMGHLDVVDVEDYGEWKHLAFRPRELTEQMLAQKDNLPADVQNDLEKGEEWLFGRGVMDMKAGIALCMSMIEKAAEGAFEGNLLMLAVPDEEVNSTGMRAAVGKLLEISDEHDLKYEMAWNTEPVFSGFPGDESLYVYRGSLGKVLPGFYCYGEEAHVAEPFSGINGNFMTSYLSDAFELNPELTEQTGSQKTPPPTSLLQKDLKSDYSTQIPHTAVVLFNLLFMKKKMKDVTEELLEVAEKASKRIIQAYDERERVFAKSHDYEPEKKQIRILTYEELWQHAVNQVGEEEVKRQISFIQANESQLDDRDVTIHTVHHIAGFCKDLAPMVVLFYAPPFYPAVESVEHSLVDRVARKVKQEAEQVQDISVTDLPYFPGLSDLSYLQLPDRRDSLGSMLKNMPLWEVTYDLPLEAMEKLNLPVMNFGPLGRGAHSWTERLQVTYSFDHLPKVMEKGIKEVFAQMD
- a CDS encoding GNAT family N-acetyltransferase — its product is MTQNNNSPIEVTFKAKDGSTVTLRPAKKEDAFDIITNVEKIIQKGRYIQKERVRTIEEEQAFIQEMADNNNMYTVVEIDGHVYGIARLIRGELKMKRHTAVFRTWLTEEAQGKGLGKKIMEYTLQWAEQNGLYKVCLTVFAQNTVAKKLYEKYGFITEGVQKYQVLIDGEYDDEVFMACFIEKNM